The Spirochaetota bacterium sequence GTTGTTCAGAGTGCTGTGCTTCGCAAAGAAAGCCGTGGGCTCCATTATAATACTAATTATCCCACGCAGGATGAATCATTACGCGGAAGTTTTATTATTGCATCGCAGCAAGAACCCGTATTTATGAAAATTTCAGAAATTTCGTTTTCATGACTATAAAAGTATTGTAGTGCAGTGTTGCACAATAATGCTTTTGGCAGAGTAATTCTCAACTATTTAAACACAACTACATCCGGCGCCTTACCGGAGCTAATATTAGTAAACAATTTTTTTGGAGGATTTGATAATGGCTAAGCGATTAATCCTTCATGGTATTGTACAAGGAGTGTTTTGCCGCTACTATTGCAGCGAAACGGCAAAACGGTTAGGACTTCATGGCAGTGCAAGCAACCTTGCTGATGGTACTGTTGAAGTTCTTCTGGACACAGATAATGACACTATTGTTGAGTCGTTTATACAGGCACTAAAAACCAATCCCTACGGCATCCGGTTCTATGGATCTATCAGAAAAGTTGATACTTATGATTACAATGGAACCATTGGCGGTGACTATCGCTTTTAATTTTATTTTATCTTTTTTGGACGTGGCACCTTCATAGTGCGGGTATACACTGTTTCAAAATGTTCTGAAATCTGTGTAAAGTTCATCTCAAGGATTGCATACAAGGGAGTATTTTTAATCTTAGAGTAATAGTGCGATAGCTCATCTTTAAACTGGTTGTTGAAATGCTCTTTTGAAAATCCATGCGAAAATTTATATGCACCCATCCTGCGTACATCACCGTTAAAATCCGGGTTAATGTGATACAGTTCATGAAATGCTACATTGAGTTTTTCATACACTGGCAGATCAAAATATCGAGGTATATAAAAATATATTATATACAGAATCTCATGTCCATTATTCATTACTTTTGGGAATGCATACCAGTGGTTATTAAACTTCTTTACGCAAACGCCATTTTCAAAACGCAGAGGAACAACCTTTGCAAAGATCCCACCACCTGTGACTTTTTTATTATAGGCACTACA is a genomic window containing:
- a CDS encoding acylphosphatase; the protein is MAKRLILHGIVQGVFCRYYCSETAKRLGLHGSASNLADGTVEVLLDTDNDTIVESFIQALKTNPYGIRFYGSIRKVDTYDYNGTIGGDYRF